GCGATCCTGGCCGCCGGGCAGCGCCCGATCGCGGTGGCCTCGTTCACCGACAAGTCCGCCGAGCCGGCCTGGAAGACGCTGCCGAGCTGGACCCTCGTCGCCGCGGACGATCGGATGATCCCGCCTGCCGGTCAGCGGGAGATGGCCGCCCGGATGCGGGCGACCGTCGTGGAAAGCCCAGGCAGTCACGCGATCGCGTTGTCCCAGCCGCAGGCTGTCGTCGACCTGATCGAAACCGCGGCCGCCAAGGTCTGAGCGCGGCGAACCCCTGACGAGATCGCAACGTTCGCCGTGCGTCGGCGGGCTCGATCCGGTGCTCGCGCCGCAATCTGCTGACCGACAACGCAATCGGCGCGCGCGGGGCATCGGTACGGTGGTTGTGGTGGGGCAGGCCGGTGGCCCCACGGGCTCGACCGGACCGGTTCGCGGAGTGGGGAGGCATCATGGTCGATATCGAGGCGCAGGACCGGATCGAGGTCATCGGCGCGGATTTCTACACCGATCCACACACCTATTACCAGCGCTGGCGGGAGCGCGGGCCGGTGGTCAAGGTGCGTTTTCCGACCGGTATGCCGGTGTGGCTGATCGTCCGGTATGCCGAGGCACGCGCCGCGCTGGCCGACGCGCGGCTGCACAAGAGCCTGGCCGGTGTCGTCGAGGTGCAGCGCCGCAAGACACCCGACCTGACGCTGAACGGTGATCTGCTGATGCTGAGTTCGCACATGCTGAATTCCGATCCGCCCGATCACACGCGCCTGCGCAAGATGGTGAACAAGACCTTCACCGGGCGGCGGGTGGCCGCGATGCGACCCTGGCTGGAGCAGATCACCGCCGCGTTGCTCGACGAGATGGCCGACCAGGACGAGGTCGACCTGCTGGCGGTGTTCGCGACGCCGCTGCCGGTCACGGTGATCTGCGAACTGCTCGGCGTGCCGTTCGCGGACCGGGAAACCTTCCAGTACTGGACAAAAGTTCTGGTCGGCGCGATCGGCGCGCTCGAGGAACGCCGGCGCTGTGCCGCCGAGATCGCGCCGTATCTGCGCGAACTGGCGCAGGCCAAGCGCGCCGAACCGGGCGAGGATCTGCTCTCCGGTCTGGTGCAGACGCGCGCCGACGGCGACCAGATGTCCGACGAGGAGGTGGTCTCCATGGTTTTCCTGCTGCTGATCGCAGGCCACGAGACCACCGTGAACCTCATCAGCAACGGTACGTATTCGTTGCTGCGCAACGAAGCCCAGTTCCACGCGTTGCGCACCGACCCGGCGGGGATTCCGGCGGCGGTGGAGGAGTTCCTTCGTTTCGAGGGTCCGGTCGACTGGGCTACGGTGCGCTACACCGCGGAACCGATGGTGGTCGGCGATACGGAGATCCCCGCGGGCGAATTCGTGTACGTATCGCTCAACGCCGCGAACCGGGATCCGGCCAGGTTCGCCGATCCTGAACAGGTGGACGTGACCGGCGAGACGACCGGACACCTGGCGTTCGGTCACGGCATCCACTTCTGT
This genomic stretch from Nocardia brasiliensis ATCC 700358 harbors:
- a CDS encoding cytochrome P450 family protein — encoded protein: MVDIEAQDRIEVIGADFYTDPHTYYQRWRERGPVVKVRFPTGMPVWLIVRYAEARAALADARLHKSLAGVVEVQRRKTPDLTLNGDLLMLSSHMLNSDPPDHTRLRKMVNKTFTGRRVAAMRPWLEQITAALLDEMADQDEVDLLAVFATPLPVTVICELLGVPFADRETFQYWTKVLVGAIGALEERRRCAAEIAPYLRELAQAKRAEPGEDLLSGLVQTRADGDQMSDEEVVSMVFLLLIAGHETTVNLISNGTYSLLRNEAQFHALRTDPAGIPAAVEEFLRFEGPVDWATVRYTAEPMVVGDTEIPAGEFVYVSLNAANRDPARFADPEQVDVTGETTGHLAFGHGIHFCVGAPLARLEAEIAFTALLQRFPNMKLAVDESELRWQPSLLIRGLEALPVRLHG